One Erysipelothrix amsterdamensis DNA window includes the following coding sequences:
- a CDS encoding ParB/RepB/Spo0J family partition protein, protein MAEKDSNRLGRGLGAIFGDDVSSVLEDIQQGNNDEFTGVKTSLKVKDIRTNPYQPRRHFDEDKLEELSQSISTHGLFTPILVRETNKGYELVAGERRLRATKRANIEEIAAIVVDFDDSQMMEIAIIENVQREDLNVIEEAMGYSSLIDRLGLTQEEVAKRVSKSRSHITNLLRLLRLPKSVQEMVSDNKLTMGHVRPLVTIEDPKEIERIAEEILSKKLSVREAERLINKEDVKPVEPKLRNKDYDYAQSLFERRLQTRVNIANNKVVISFDDDEDLNRILELLDIIE, encoded by the coding sequence ATGGCAGAGAAAGATAGTAATCGTTTAGGTCGTGGACTGGGTGCAATTTTTGGTGATGATGTATCTTCAGTACTTGAGGATATTCAACAAGGCAATAATGATGAATTTACGGGTGTTAAAACAAGCCTTAAAGTCAAAGATATTCGCACAAATCCATACCAACCGCGTCGACATTTTGACGAGGATAAATTAGAAGAATTATCACAATCAATTTCAACACATGGTTTGTTTACACCGATTTTAGTTCGTGAAACGAATAAGGGATACGAACTTGTAGCTGGAGAGCGTCGTTTACGTGCTACCAAACGCGCAAATATCGAAGAAATCGCAGCGATCGTTGTGGATTTTGATGATTCACAGATGATGGAAATTGCGATTATCGAGAACGTTCAACGTGAAGATTTAAATGTAATTGAAGAGGCGATGGGATATAGTTCATTAATTGATCGTTTAGGTTTAACTCAAGAAGAAGTTGCGAAACGAGTAAGTAAATCCCGTAGTCATATTACAAACTTATTACGTTTATTAAGACTTCCAAAATCTGTACAAGAAATGGTCAGTGATAATAAACTCACAATGGGTCATGTGCGCCCACTTGTCACAATCGAAGATCCAAAAGAAATTGAACGCATTGCGGAAGAAATTTTAAGTAAGAAGTTATCGGTACGGGAAGCAGAACGTCTCATCAATAAAGAAGATGTGAAACCTGTTGAACCGAAGTTACGTAATAAAGATTATGATTATGCACAATCATTATTCGAACGACGCTTACAAACACGCGTTAATATCGCGAATAATAAAGTGGTGATTTCGTTTGATGACGACGAAGATTTAAATCGTATTTTAGAGTTGCTTGATATTATTGAGTAA